ATCTGATCGTCATGGTGGGAGGGCGGATCGGAAAAGACGGTATCCATGGAGCCACCTTTTCCTCTGAGGAGCTCCATGAAGAGTCGCCTACTGCAGCGGTCCAGATCGGAGATCCCATCACACAGAAGAAGATGACGGATTTCCTTCTGGTTGCGAGGGACCGGGGCCTGTACAAGGCCATCACGGATAACGGAGCCGGGGGGCTGTCGAGCTCCGTGGGAGAGACGGCCAGGCCGGTTGGGTGTGAGCTCTATCTGGACAAGGCCCCTCTGAAATACCCGGGTCTCGACCCCTGGGAGATACTGCTCTCTGAGGCTCAGGAGAGAATGACCCTTGCTGTCTCGCCTGCCAGGATAGATGAGTTCCTGGAGCTTTCCGGCCGGATGGATGTGGAGTCGACCGTCATCGGCAGGTTCGTCGATACGGGCAGGTTTCATGTATTGTACAGGGGTGAGACCGTGGCTTTCCTTACCATGGAGTTCCTCCATGAGGGGCTTCCGAGAATGCACCTTGAGGCACGATGGCGGGCTGCCGCCCTTGATGAACCCTCCTTTGCCGAGCCGGAGGACCTGACCCGGCCGCTCATCGGGATCCTCGGTCGATGGAACGTCTGCAGCAAGGAGACCGTCATCCGGCAGTACGATCACGAGGTTCAGGGGGGCAGTGTGGTCAAGCCCCTTGGAGGCCTGGACAACGACGGGCCCAACGATGCGGCCGTTCTCCGTCCCATCCTGGAATCGATGGAAGGGGTGGTGGTCGCCCACGGCATCTGTCCCAAATACAGCGACATCGACACCTATTGGATGACCGCATGCGCCGTCGACGAGGCGGTCAGGAACGCCGTCTCCGTGGGGGGACGACCGGACCGGATCGCGGGTCTGGACAATTTCTGCTGGTGCGATCCTGTTCAATCCGAAAAGACCCCCGACGGCCATCACAAGCTGGCCCAACTCGTCAGGGCCAACCAGGCGCTCTACGATCATGCCACCGCGTACGGCATCCCCCTCATCTCCGGGAAGGACAGCATGAAAAACGACGCCATACTGGGCGATACCAAGATATCGATCCCCCCCACGGTCCTTTTCTCCGTGATAGGGAAGATCGACGACGTGCGCAGGGCCGTAACCGTCGACTGCAAGAGGCCGGGAGACCTGGTCTGCGTGGTGGGATTGACCCTTAATGAGTTGGGGGGATCGGAGTATTTTGCCAGCCTCGGGTTTGTCGGCACCAGGGTCCCCAGGGTCGACCCGAAAATGGCGGTCCCCCTGTACAGGGCGCTCCACAGGGCTATGGAGGCCGGTCTCGTGGCGTCCTGTCATGACTGTTCAGACGGTGGGCTTGCCGTCGCCCTTGCCGAGACGGCCTTTTCGGGTGGCTTTGGGATGACCGTGGACCTGAGAAAAGTCCCTTCCCAGGATGTGGACCGGAGCGACTATCTTCTCTTCTCCGAATCCCAGAGCCGGTTTGTAGTAACCGTGCGGCCGAAGGATC
The nucleotide sequence above comes from Deltaproteobacteria bacterium. Encoded proteins:
- a CDS encoding phosphoribosylformylglycinamidine synthase, with amino-acid sequence FNTFVRGATERVREELGERDWCLSVFHDNAGVVEFDGDHSLVFKVETHNTPSALDPYGGALTGIVGVNRDPFGTGKGARLIFNTDVFCFAPPTYEGPLPPRLFHPRRVFEGVREGVEHGGNKSGIPTVNGSIVFDDRFAGKPLVFCGTGGIMPRKIRGEESHRKRVDPGDLIVMVGGRIGKDGIHGATFSSEELHEESPTAAVQIGDPITQKKMTDFLLVARDRGLYKAITDNGAGGLSSSVGETARPVGCELYLDKAPLKYPGLDPWEILLSEAQERMTLAVSPARIDEFLELSGRMDVESTVIGRFVDTGRFHVLYRGETVAFLTMEFLHEGLPRMHLEARWRAAALDEPSFAEPEDLTRPLIGILGRWNVCSKETVIRQYDHEVQGGSVVKPLGGLDNDGPNDAAVLRPILESMEGVVVAHGICPKYSDIDTYWMTACAVDEAVRNAVSVGGRPDRIAGLDNFCWCDPVQSEKTPDGHHKLAQLVRANQALYDHATAYGIPLISGKDSMKNDAILGDTKISIPPTVLFSVIGKIDDVRRAVTVDCKRPGDLVCVVGLTLNELGGSEYFASLGFVGTRVPRVDPKMAVPLYRALHRAMEAGLVASCHDCSDGGLAVALAETAFSGGFGMTVDLRKVPSQDVDRSDYLLFSESQSRFVVTVRPKDLAAFEGMLGDLQWAQVGEVRGDGRFRVVGLKGETVIETEIRTLKRAWQNPIARSD